Genomic window (Nitrospirota bacterium):
AGCGTGGACCGGGAGCCGGACTGCCCGTGCACAATGCCTTTCAGGCTCTGCCGGAAATTGGGCTTGAGCGGCAGTACATACCGATCGTCACGGAGCGTGATCACGGGCTCCTGGATCACCTTCTGAAAGCCGCTCTCCTGCAGGATGCCTGACATGCGGCCCAGAATGTCCTCGCGCGTCCGTACGATCTGTTTGCGCACCTTCCGGAGCTCCGGGCTGGCCGAGTCCTTGACCTCGGCCTTATCATCGATCGCGGAAAAGACCGCGTCTTCTATCTGTTTGAGCGGCTGTATCTTTGCTGCCTGTGCGCACAGGAGCGGGGCCTGAGGTTTTGCCCCGGTCCCCTTTCCTTCAAAACGATGGAAAAAATTCTTGGTCCGCCTTCCGGCGCCAAGGGTCGTCGCCATGTTCACAAGCTCGAGAGGGGAAAGCATGCTGCCTGCCACCCCGAGTTTTTGGACGGCCGCTTTTACATTCAGGATGCCGTCAAGCGGAGGAACCTCGTTGCTTCGGAGAAGGTGTATGAACTCGCTTGTCTCCTGGAGCCGGGACTCGACGATCACGGCGTCAACTGCGGGAAGAAAGGCGAGAACAGCGTCCCTTCCTGCTTCCGATGCCGCGAATCCGGAGACGACGCCTGCTACTTTGTCATATTCCAGCACTCTCAGGGTATGGTCATTCATGCCGGGAACATCAGTTCTGCCTTCTTATCCGCTTGAATCCTGAACACTCCACAACGGCAAGCGGGCCGTGTTTTTCGATGACATCGAGGAGCAGGTTGAAACCGAGCGTGTCGCTCGATATGTGCCCGGCGATCACTACATGGATGTGGTGCTTCTCCGCCTCTTTCCGGTGGTCTTCGGACATATGCATGCCCACGATCGTCCCGACACCCGACTGGGAAAGTTTTTCGAGCGTGTCCTTGGAACCCGAGGTCCCGCCGGTCATGTCCACGAACACCTTGCCGGTCCGCTGGTCATCCGAGCCGATCAGGATCCTGGGGCCTGCGTTGTTCCTGCCCGCCTCCTGATATTCGGGAATTTGCTTGAGGAGTTTGACCACGTCCTTGAGACGGGCCGGCAACTCCCTGTCAAACAGGGCCTGAAGGTAGCTCACTACCCTGTTGTCGGCTGGTGTGTGCAGGCACAAATAGGGAATGTCGAGGAGACGCGCCGCATCCACCGGCCGGGTATGATTCGCCGGCATGAGACTGCGCTCAACCTCTTTCATCCGGCTGTTCAGCTGGTTTTCCGCGACATTGATCGGCACGCCGAAACGGTTCAGGATATCGGCCTGCATCTTCATTACTTCATAGAAATTCGCGAAGGCGCGGCCTTCGGGGTGATGGGCCACAACAAGATCGATAGCCGTGCCCTTCTGAATAAGACGGTCGGCAAGCAAAAGCTCCGGAGTTTCAATATCGATCCCCGCGAGGATGCTCTTCACCTCCCGGTCCGGATTGCCATGCAGTATCCTGCTGTCGGTATAGGGATTCTCAAGCTTTTCCTGATCGAACGTTGCCTTGTCCTCAGGCTTGAGCTCTTCGTATGCCTTGCGCGCTTCGTGCAGTTCCTGTTCCACCACGACTCTTCCGCGCGGATCGGCATCAATACCGGCCTGGATCGCGAGTCTAAAGAATTCCTGAAGTTTCAATGCACAGACTCCTGACAAGAAAAAAACTTAAAGAGACATGCCGAAACACCGAGTGGTTAGAAACACAAGAAGGTAAGCTCCGGGGGTTCCGATATTCATGTCATTCGTTCAGATGGTGCCACGTGATGAGATGATGTTGTTTGCTAATTCGGGATATCCACTTAACTCAAACTGACCACACGAAAGCGCGTGTCTTCGGAAAACCGGATTCCCGATCAAACCTTCGGGAATGACGATATTTTCAGGCACTTCATTGGTCATTCTCGAGTGCCCCTATCGGGGATATGGTTTCTTATTACTGGGGCTGACTGACTCATGTGGACGGCCATATTACGACATATTATGAATTGATATGATTTGAATCTGAACGTTAAAAAAATCAGGGGGCCCCGGTCTTCATGGCCCCCTGTTCAGCCCTGGAGTGATACATTACACGCTGCAGCGCTTGAAACATTTCCTTTACCCCAACGCATGTTTGACAAGTTCGCTCACCAGTTTTCCATCCGCTCGCCCGCCCACCAGGGGAATGAGCGCCTTCATGACCTTGCCCATGTCCTTGGCACCCTGCGCGCCGGTCTGGGCAACCGCATCCCGGACCATGACCTCTATCTCTTCGCGGGACATTTGCTGGGGCAGATATACTTCAAGCACCACAACTTCTGCCGTTTCTTTATCCACGAGATCCTGCCTGCCACCCTTGCCAAACTGTTCGATCGAATCCTTCCGCTGCTTTATGAGAGAACGTATGGTCTCAGCCACCTCTTCTTCGGTGAGCGGCCGCCGCTTGTCGATCTCTTTGTTCTTGAGGGCCGCGCTCAACATCCTCAGGGTGGAAAGCTTGTCTTTGGCGCCGGCTTTGAGGGCATTTTTTATATCCGTGTCAACTATCTCTCGTAAACCCATGCCACCCCCCTCATGTACACGCCGATCATGCGCTCTTTTCACACCTGTCATCGCCGGCGTTACACCGTTGAACATCAAGCGCTTCCCTGTTTAACCATGCCGGACAATACGCGCTGTCTTTGCTGCCTTTTTGCGTGCGGCTATCGCTTTTTTCTTCTTTTTTACGCTCGGCTTTTCGTAATGCTCGCGTTTTTTGACCTCTGAAAGTACGCCTTCCTTTTCAATGCTCTTCTTAAATCGCCGGAGCGCGGCCTCAAAAGGCTCATTGTCTCGTAACCTGATACTGGGCACTCTCGCTACACCCCCCTCCTGCCATCTATATCATATTGTTATATATGGTTTTTTGTGGGTGTTCGGGCAAAATTTACTAAACGTCAAGAAGCATGAAACAGTGAAACCGCTCCTCTATTAGAAGAAAAGCGGCATAATCATTAAAACTAACCACTCCCTCTTCGAATGTCAAGGGAAATTGTTACAAAATTCTCAGTACTTTTTAATTACTTGCGCGCGCAAAGATACCTGCCGCCGGTCATCAACTTCGGTATGCCGCGTTGATTTTCACATATTCGCATGACATATCGCAAGTCCAGACCGTTGCCGAAGCCTTGCCTTTGTGCAAATCGATGATGATCTGCACTTCCCGTTGCTTAAGCGCAAGTGTTGCTTCGCGGTCCGCAT
Coding sequences:
- a CDS encoding NGG1p interacting factor NIF3, giving the protein MKLQEFFRLAIQAGIDADPRGRVVVEQELHEARKAYEELKPEDKATFDQEKLENPYTDSRILHGNPDREVKSILAGIDIETPELLLADRLIQKGTAIDLVVAHHPEGRAFANFYEVMKMQADILNRFGVPINVAENQLNSRMKEVERSLMPANHTRPVDAARLLDIPYLCLHTPADNRVVSYLQALFDRELPARLKDVVKLLKQIPEYQEAGRNNAGPRILIGSDDQRTGKVFVDMTGGTSGSKDTLEKLSQSGVGTIVGMHMSEDHRKEAEKHHIHVVIAGHISSDTLGFNLLLDVIEKHGPLAVVECSGFKRIRRQN
- a CDS encoding GatB/YqeY domain-containing protein; translated protein: MGLREIVDTDIKNALKAGAKDKLSTLRMLSAALKNKEIDKRRPLTEEEVAETIRSLIKQRKDSIEQFGKGGRQDLVDKETAEVVVLEVYLPQQMSREEIEVMVRDAVAQTGAQGAKDMGKVMKALIPLVGGRADGKLVSELVKHALG
- the rpsU gene encoding 30S ribosomal protein S21, encoding MPSIRLRDNEPFEAALRRFKKSIEKEGVLSEVKKREHYEKPSVKKKKKAIAARKKAAKTARIVRHG